Proteins encoded within one genomic window of Methanosarcina barkeri str. Wiesmoor:
- a CDS encoding RNA-guided endonuclease TnpB family protein — translation MAKNITDNDRGAITRMLLTYKIKHNRNFSEELRKARKVAEFCIKHQTQNRSLNSPPIQKSVSSLPSSPSSSFSTYSEFSQDFPLISSSLPSPGSLSAPNSLPVSESLSPGDVKHIGLKSVISGQILKKYSRNQDFKSAKNVKLIIPSRAVRIDRKERTITIPCLKLLLNYHFSNNFTKISQIEIDNIYAYVAVVFPDDELKRSEHYIGVDRNTKGHIAVVADPESGKIWKLGKMRYHTHKKYENIKKRLYKLGRSKELKAVQIREKNIVKDLNHKISRKIVDVALYNGCGIKLENLKGMRKLNSKIGESGKGKKNKNRKREKDRDKNRSKGINKNSLKSKNTLEKQSWSGEYSLNSWSFQQLQQFIEYKARLQGVEVVYIDPHATSKKCSRCGRIGNRHSKQFECPHCGHVDHADVNAAFNIALTPKGSGQFSAERDAGEGSTDTPRRVLDRTIFSKRTARKKTSPQFAWEVCQFLN, via the coding sequence TTGGCTAAAAATATAACGGATAATGACCGTGGAGCAATAACCCGGATGTTACTTACTTATAAAATCAAGCACAATCGAAATTTTTCAGAGGAACTCCGAAAGGCTCGAAAGGTTGCGGAGTTCTGTATTAAGCATCAGACTCAAAACCGAAGCCTTAACTCGCCTCCCATACAAAAATCTGTTTCTTCTCTTCCCTCTTCTCCTTCATCCTCATTCTCTACTTATTCTGAGTTTTCTCAGGACTTTCCGCTTATTTCTTCTTCTCTTCCTTCTCCCGGTTCTCTGTCTGCGCCTAATTCACTTCCTGTATCTGAATCTCTTTCTCCTGGAGATGTAAAGCATATAGGCTTAAAGTCAGTTATTTCCGGCCAGATTCTCAAAAAATATTCCCGAAACCAGGACTTTAAATCTGCAAAGAATGTTAAATTGATCATTCCTTCGCGGGCGGTCCGTATTGACAGGAAGGAGCGAACCATTACAATTCCCTGTCTGAAACTTCTGCTGAACTATCATTTTTCCAACAACTTTACAAAAATTTCCCAGATAGAAATCGATAACATCTATGCTTATGTAGCAGTTGTCTTCCCAGACGACGAGCTCAAAAGGTCCGAACACTATATAGGAGTTGATCGCAATACTAAAGGACATATTGCAGTTGTAGCGGATCCCGAATCCGGAAAAATCTGGAAGTTAGGAAAAATGCGATACCATACGCATAAAAAATACGAAAACATAAAAAAGCGGCTCTATAAACTGGGCAGAAGTAAAGAATTAAAAGCTGTACAAATTAGGGAAAAAAATATTGTAAAGGACTTGAACCATAAAATCAGCCGAAAGATTGTGGATGTTGCCCTGTATAACGGATGTGGGATCAAACTGGAAAACCTTAAAGGAATGCGGAAACTCAATAGCAAGATTGGAGAGTCAGGAAAAGGCAAGAAAAATAAAAACAGAAAAAGGGAAAAAGATAGGGACAAAAATAGAAGTAAGGGAATTAACAAAAATTCTCTCAAAAGTAAAAACACACTAGAAAAACAATCATGGTCAGGCGAATACTCCCTGAACAGCTGGTCTTTTCAGCAACTTCAACAGTTTATTGAATACAAAGCTAGGCTGCAAGGAGTAGAGGTAGTTTATATTGATCCCCATGCGACTAGCAAAAAATGCAGCCGCTGCGGACGTATAGGCAACCGACACAGCAAGCAATTTGAGTGTCCACACTGCGGGCACGTTGACCATGCCGATGTCAATGCCGCCTTTAATATAGCGTTGACGCCAAAAGGCAGCGGTCAATTCTCTGCAGAAAGAGATGCAGGGGAAGGGAGCACTGATACCCCTCGACGGGTCCTGGATCGTACTATCTTCAGTAAACGTACAGCCAGAAAAAAAACTTCTCCACAGTTTGCGTGGGAAGTATGTCAGTTTTTAAATTAA
- a CDS encoding acetate uptake transporter, with amino-acid sequence MSQNIKDVMNIRDIKITDLSANPAPLGLMGFGMTTVLLNIHNAGFYPMNAMILSMGIFYGGLAQVIAGIEEWKKGNTFGATAFTSFGFFWLSLVGIVLIPKSPDYAGLATESLPFAAYLFMWGVFTLFMFIGTLKGSRALSVVFLTLTILFFLLAAGNYLGSTGILKIAGYEGILTGLSAIYTALGQVLNEAYGKKIVPL; translated from the coding sequence ATGAGTCAAAATATTAAAGATGTCATGAATATTCGTGATATAAAAATCACGGATTTATCCGCAAACCCTGCTCCTCTGGGTTTGATGGGTTTCGGAATGACAACTGTGCTTTTGAATATACACAATGCGGGTTTCTATCCAATGAATGCGATGATCCTTTCGATGGGCATCTTTTACGGTGGGTTAGCTCAGGTCATTGCCGGAATCGAGGAATGGAAGAAAGGAAATACCTTTGGGGCCACGGCTTTTACCTCATTCGGGTTTTTCTGGCTATCTCTGGTGGGGATTGTCCTTATTCCTAAGTCTCCAGACTATGCAGGGCTGGCCACAGAGTCACTACCATTTGCTGCATACCTGTTCATGTGGGGAGTTTTCACCCTATTCATGTTCATAGGTACGCTCAAAGGCTCAAGGGCTCTCTCCGTTGTTTTCCTGACCCTTACAATCCTGTTCTTCTTGCTTGCAGCAGGAAATTATCTGGGAAGCACTGGAATCCTGAAGATAGCTGGTTATGAAGGAATCCTTACAGGACTCTCTGCAATATACACAGCCCTTGGCCAAGTATTAAATGAAGCATATGGAAAGAAAATAGTTCCTTTATAA
- a CDS encoding PHP domain-containing protein, whose amino-acid sequence MQGKTGNNAKTTVSAEVAETLLQEGWRKVDLHVHSSCSYDVPPVQTMHPRVLFEKARSQGLDFVTFTDHDTVKAYDLLGWDKERLVPGVEISISDPEHIGHTLHVNVFELDSEEFKELELIADQEHDFKSFIHYLRTHDLPHMYNHPFQFTVGDRPNLWAIPELIKQFPIVEYNMQNLTEKNLMVATLARKYGKGIAATTDSHTGGMGAVYTLAKGETFREFFENIKKGNSYIVVEGGTRQHLTKEWSSWIELIFSMDRQLREDYNFTTNVWSFDRLINFFTNGKIREFPRINSLTMKFFQNFSRSGLPAYIYIKTEKPLVSRIEEILNQIA is encoded by the coding sequence ATGCAAGGAAAAACCGGAAACAATGCTAAAACAACTGTAAGCGCTGAGGTTGCAGAAACTCTTCTTCAGGAAGGATGGAGAAAAGTGGATCTACATGTACACTCTTCCTGTTCCTATGACGTCCCTCCTGTTCAGACGATGCACCCAAGAGTTCTTTTTGAAAAAGCAAGGTCGCAAGGACTTGATTTTGTGACTTTTACCGACCATGATACTGTCAAAGCTTACGATCTGCTTGGTTGGGATAAGGAAAGACTGGTTCCAGGGGTTGAGATTTCAATTAGTGATCCTGAACATATAGGACATACTCTACACGTTAATGTTTTTGAACTTGATTCGGAAGAATTTAAGGAACTTGAGTTGATCGCAGATCAAGAACATGATTTTAAAAGCTTTATCCACTATCTAAGGACTCACGATCTTCCCCATATGTATAATCATCCCTTTCAGTTTACTGTCGGAGACAGACCTAATCTATGGGCTATACCTGAACTTATAAAGCAATTTCCCATTGTTGAATATAACATGCAAAACTTAACGGAAAAAAACCTCATGGTTGCAACACTAGCCAGAAAGTACGGAAAAGGAATTGCTGCGACTACAGATAGCCATACAGGAGGTATGGGAGCTGTTTATACCCTTGCAAAAGGTGAAACTTTCAGGGAATTTTTTGAAAATATTAAAAAAGGAAATTCATATATTGTAGTTGAAGGAGGGACCAGGCAACATCTTACAAAAGAATGGAGTTCCTGGATTGAGCTTATTTTTTCCATGGATCGACAGTTAAGAGAAGATTATAATTTCACTACAAATGTCTGGAGCTTTGACAGATTAATAAATTTTTTTACAAATGGGAAAATTAGAGAATTTCCCAGAATTAACAGCCTGACAATGAAGTTTTTCCAGAATTTCTCCAGATCAGGACTCCCTGCTTATATATACATAAAGACTGAAAAGCCTCTGGTTTCTAGAATAGAAGAGATCTTGAATCAGATAGCATGA
- a CDS encoding pentapeptide repeat-containing protein, translating to MFTIKESNLNKGYLEGSNLKGFDLTGAELMEVNLEGTDLKGANLKGANLKGANLEGANLEGANLEGADLSWAILKGANLEATNLIKANLKKANLKRANLREADLFMANLEGANLKETHFLSLDQFSKVKTLYDTKLDEELLTSLKGKYPYLFKSLEQQFLEHQSNLLL from the coding sequence ATGTTTACTATTAAAGAATCGAACCTTAACAAAGGTTACCTTGAAGGGAGTAACCTTAAAGGATTTGACCTTACAGGTGCTGAGCTTATGGAGGTAAACCTTGAGGGGACTGACCTTAAAGGGGCTAACCTTAAAGGAGCTAACCTTAAAGGAGCTAACCTTGAGGGAGCTAACCTTGAAGGAGCTAACCTTGAAGGAGCTGACTTAAGTTGGGCTATACTTAAAGGAGCCAATCTAGAGGCAACTAATCTTATAAAAGCTAATCTTAAAAAAGCTAACCTTAAAAGAGCGAACCTTAGAGAAGCTGACCTTTTTATGGCTAATCTTGAGGGAGCTAACCTTAAAGAGACTCATTTTTTATCATTAGACCAGTTTTCAAAAGTTAAAACACTTTATGATACAAAATTAGATGAAGAATTACTCACATCATTAAAAGGAAAATACCCTTACCTATTTAAGTCACTAGAACAACAGTTTCTAGAACATCAGAGCAACCTTTTACTATAA
- a CDS encoding winged helix-turn-helix domain-containing protein, protein MKANGLLSILTFSEKRKDILFLLQENPRTLSEIKDYFDVRSPEILPRLKEMENANLIIRQEGMYRLTPIGKVSAIHYKPLLDTLTAIEANEIFWKEHELTAIPEILLNRLQELKECRVVRDEQEHIYDTHKAFMENVRASAHFMGFSSIFLPSHPILFLDLARRNIPISIILTPNVFFKIKSEHSVEIEEFLKYKHTGLYVYDNAKVAFVVTDRFLSLSLFFKNGTFDPRNDLIGFDSPSIKWGEDLFKYYKENSIEIKDL, encoded by the coding sequence GTGAAAGCTAACGGACTCTTAAGCATTCTCACCTTTTCAGAAAAAAGGAAGGATATTCTATTTTTACTTCAAGAGAATCCAAGAACTCTTTCCGAAATTAAAGATTATTTTGATGTAAGGTCACCTGAAATCCTGCCTCGCCTTAAAGAAATGGAAAACGCAAATTTGATTATCAGGCAGGAGGGAATGTATCGACTGACACCTATCGGAAAAGTTTCAGCCATACATTACAAGCCCTTACTGGATACTCTAACAGCTATAGAAGCAAACGAAATTTTCTGGAAAGAACACGAACTTACTGCGATTCCTGAAATATTGTTGAACAGACTCCAGGAACTCAAAGAGTGCAGAGTCGTAAGAGATGAACAGGAACATATTTATGATACTCATAAGGCGTTTATGGAGAATGTAAGGGCTTCTGCCCACTTCATGGGCTTTTCATCTATTTTTCTTCCAAGCCATCCCATTTTGTTTTTAGATTTAGCCCGCAGGAATATTCCTATTTCAATAATTCTTACACCTAATGTATTTTTTAAAATAAAAAGTGAACATAGTGTTGAGATTGAAGAATTCCTTAAATACAAGCACACTGGCCTTTATGTATACGACAATGCAAAAGTAGCCTTTGTGGTAACAGACCGTTTCTTATCCCTTTCACTTTTTTTCAAAAATGGAACTTTTGATCCTCGAAACGACCTGATAGGTTTTGACTCGCCTTCAATTAAATGGGGAGAAGATCTTTTTAAGTATTATAAAGAGAACTCAATTGAAATAAAGGACCTATAA
- a CDS encoding alkaline phosphatase: protein METKETDTLLIIIVTGLLLLGTVGSAAAAQFGSNSSVNFTNSTNCKFPVTPEAKIKNVIVLIPDGCSQSVETLARWYSGKPLELDNMVTGTVSTYSTDSVITDSSSAATAFAAGYKTTNGFLSVGPSNSSVLSTLEIPPEELQYRPLATVLEGSKLEGKATGLVATSRVSHATPAAFAAHVDNRDNETEIMKQMVYENVDVIFGGGSSYLVPVAEGGKRTDGENLTKVLLDRNYQYVDSRDQMMNLTTGKVWGLFASSHMMPDIDRSSLAPEQPSLAEMTNKSIELLSQDKNGFFLMVEGSQVDWADHANDPNYAVTDFLAFDKAVKVAVDFAKKDGHTLVLASPDHNTGGMTIGSNSDSNYTSTTVEDVIEPLKGMKLSSTGLETKIGTNLSSENIKKQLKNWWSIDATDEDIAEILKLYNDGKGLSLDYAISEVISRNHTVIGWTTHGHSGDDVPLWAYGPNDLTGHVDNTEIAGHIAKELGFDLNKTNSHLFIDVGKVFSKDNGDGKLDKNEYLLNMTNSSNPVLEIGDAKLPVDTNILIKNGVAHELEGIVVYAPATDKVYIPCEALSLVNGTKINVTQKAAETA from the coding sequence ATGGAGACTAAGGAAACTGATACTTTATTAATTATTATAGTAACAGGACTTTTGCTGCTTGGAACTGTTGGTTCTGCAGCCGCTGCACAATTTGGTTCGAATTCTAGCGTAAACTTCACGAATTCTACTAACTGCAAATTTCCTGTAACGCCGGAAGCTAAAATAAAGAACGTGATTGTCCTGATTCCTGATGGTTGTTCCCAAAGTGTGGAGACTTTAGCTCGCTGGTATAGTGGAAAGCCTCTTGAGCTTGACAATATGGTGACTGGAACGGTTTCTACTTATAGCACTGATTCAGTCATTACCGACTCTTCTTCAGCTGCAACCGCATTTGCTGCGGGATATAAAACTACTAACGGTTTTTTAAGCGTTGGACCAAGCAATAGTTCTGTGTTAAGTACACTGGAAATTCCACCTGAAGAACTGCAGTACAGACCACTTGCAACAGTACTTGAAGGCTCAAAGCTAGAAGGCAAAGCTACAGGACTTGTAGCAACCTCTCGTGTGAGCCATGCCACACCTGCAGCTTTTGCTGCTCACGTTGATAACAGAGATAATGAAACCGAAATCATGAAACAGATGGTTTATGAAAACGTTGATGTGATTTTTGGTGGCGGTTCAAGTTATCTCGTACCTGTAGCCGAGGGAGGAAAAAGGACTGACGGAGAAAACCTGACAAAAGTACTTCTTGACAGAAACTACCAGTATGTTGACAGCAGAGATCAGATGATGAACCTGACCACTGGCAAGGTATGGGGTCTTTTTGCCAGTAGCCACATGATGCCGGATATCGATCGCTCCTCACTTGCACCTGAACAGCCTTCTCTTGCAGAAATGACCAATAAGTCCATTGAACTGTTATCTCAGGATAAAAATGGCTTCTTCTTAATGGTCGAAGGCAGCCAGGTTGACTGGGCAGATCACGCCAATGATCCTAACTATGCTGTAACCGATTTTCTGGCTTTTGATAAAGCTGTTAAGGTTGCAGTTGACTTTGCTAAAAAGGACGGACATACTCTAGTCCTAGCTTCCCCGGATCATAATACAGGCGGCATGACTATTGGCAGCAACTCTGACTCCAATTATACATCCACAACCGTAGAAGATGTCATTGAGCCTCTCAAGGGTATGAAACTCAGTTCCACAGGTCTTGAGACAAAAATAGGGACTAATCTTTCATCTGAAAATATCAAAAAACAGTTAAAAAACTGGTGGAGCATTGATGCTACTGATGAAGATATAGCTGAAATTCTTAAGCTCTACAACGATGGAAAAGGCCTCTCACTTGACTATGCAATTAGTGAGGTAATCAGCCGCAATCACACAGTAATTGGCTGGACTACTCATGGACATTCCGGAGACGATGTCCCTCTGTGGGCGTATGGTCCTAACGATCTAACAGGCCATGTTGACAATACAGAAATTGCAGGACACATAGCTAAAGAACTCGGATTTGACCTTAACAAGACTAACTCGCATCTCTTTATTGATGTGGGTAAGGTTTTCTCCAAAGATAACGGAGATGGAAAACTGGATAAAAATGAATACCTGCTAAATATGACAAATTCCTCAAACCCTGTGCTGGAAATTGGAGATGCAAAACTGCCAGTGGACACGAATATTCTTATCAAGAATGGCGTAGCGCATGAGTTAGAAGGAATAGTCGTCTACGCTCCAGCAACTGATAAAGTCTATATTCCCTGTGAAGCACTTTCACTTGTAAATGGAACAAAAATTAATGTAACTCAAAAAGCAGCCGAAACTGCCTGA
- a CDS encoding UbiA family prenyltransferase: MSSNVFFGSFERFLRYRRKNTPEFGKNNATLELLKSSILVAFSGALRIHIAFLLLQIHSSIFTCIAGGLVIYSVYTLDRALGSEEDIVNRKELSGSRKEIGFAASLITFVIGSYVLAKEGMLVLAFLPLVTGFLYSKGIKIGKFALKLKGGLGVKNFVVGLTWGAFISGLAGSTCKSMLPILLVFTFFGVKLFINSAIYDFKDIKGDTLAGLKTLPVSLGVQNTRNFLLGLHLLSHLILGISLINGVLAFEPIIILYSFICGLICIHNYTKTDNVESRFRKLERTILVDGESTSIVGLRTIASVFLA, encoded by the coding sequence ATGAGCTCCAATGTATTTTTCGGAAGTTTTGAACGTTTTCTCAGGTACAGACGAAAGAATACCCCCGAATTTGGGAAAAATAATGCCACACTAGAACTTTTAAAAAGTTCCATTTTAGTTGCGTTTTCAGGCGCACTAAGGATTCATATTGCTTTCCTCCTGCTTCAAATTCATTCAAGTATATTCACCTGTATTGCGGGAGGACTCGTAATTTACAGTGTATATACGCTCGATAGGGCTCTTGGCTCAGAAGAAGATATTGTAAACCGGAAAGAGTTAAGTGGATCAAGAAAGGAAATAGGGTTTGCAGCCTCTTTGATTACCTTCGTGATAGGGAGCTATGTACTGGCAAAAGAAGGAATGCTAGTACTTGCATTCTTACCTCTCGTAACCGGCTTCCTTTATAGTAAAGGCATTAAAATTGGAAAATTCGCTTTAAAACTCAAAGGTGGTCTTGGAGTCAAAAATTTTGTTGTAGGTCTCACATGGGGGGCCTTCATTTCAGGGCTTGCAGGCAGCACCTGTAAGAGCATGCTCCCCATACTTTTAGTTTTCACTTTCTTTGGGGTTAAGCTCTTCATCAATTCTGCTATATATGACTTCAAAGATATCAAAGGAGATACTCTCGCAGGTCTCAAAACCCTTCCTGTAAGCCTTGGAGTACAAAATACCCGTAATTTCCTTCTCGGATTGCACCTGCTCTCCCACTTGATTCTTGGTATTTCTCTAATTAATGGAGTTCTTGCTTTTGAACCTATCATTATCCTCTACAGCTTTATATGTGGCCTGATCTGCATCCATAATTATACAAAAACTGATAACGTAGAGTCTCGTTTCCGCAAGTTAGAAAGAACAATTCTTGTAGATGGAGAATCAACCTCGATTGTCGGATTGAGAACTATTGCAAGTGTTTTCCTAGCATAA